Proteins found in one Terribacillus sp. DMT04 genomic segment:
- the yidD gene encoding membrane protein insertion efficiency factor YidD — protein sequence MGKVFLALIRFYRRFISPLTPPTCRFYPTCSQYGLEAIQRYGPWKGGWLTIKRISKCQPFHRGGFDPVPGCGCEQHEKKQ from the coding sequence ATGGGCAAGGTATTTTTAGCCTTGATCCGTTTTTATCGCCGTTTTATTAGTCCGCTAACGCCACCTACTTGCCGCTTTTATCCTACCTGTTCCCAATATGGATTGGAAGCAATTCAGCGATACGGCCCATGGAAAGGTGGCTGGCTCACAATCAAACGCATCTCAAAATGCCAGCCGTTTCACCGGGGCGGATTCGACCCTGTTCCAGGCTGCGGTTGTGAACAGCATGAAAAAAAGCAGTAA
- a CDS encoding thioesterase family protein, with product MKSSTSKISVRYGETDQMGVVYHVNYLVWFEIGRTDFIETLGLRYAAMEEDGFLSPVVDANLNFHYPVRYGEKPVVETWLQSYDGIRTMYAYEIRNEDGKLCVSGTSTHTVVKKENFRPVSIRRSLPEWHAAYSKALEA from the coding sequence ATGAAAAGTTCAACATCAAAAATAAGTGTACGTTACGGCGAAACAGACCAAATGGGTGTTGTTTATCACGTGAATTATCTCGTTTGGTTCGAAATCGGCCGAACAGATTTTATTGAAACATTAGGTTTGCGCTATGCTGCTATGGAAGAGGACGGCTTTCTTTCGCCAGTGGTGGATGCAAATTTGAACTTCCATTATCCAGTACGTTATGGGGAAAAACCAGTCGTCGAAACGTGGCTTCAATCTTATGATGGTATTCGTACGATGTATGCTTATGAAATTAGGAATGAAGACGGAAAGTTATGTGTCTCTGGTACAAGTACGCACACCGTCGTGAAAAAAGAAAACTTCAGACCTGTTTCCATTCGTCGTTCGCTGCCAGAATGGCATGCTGCTTATTCGAAGGCATTGGAAGCATAA
- the folE2 gene encoding GTP cyclohydrolase FolE2: MQHLHTPTKKQLPAKAERHKLFGSVPPGEKTKPENKADMADLQNTKKNFLFHIDAVGIANVKHPIQVISNTSPAMQTTIGTFEFTSSIQQDSKGTNMSRFTEQLDMYHKNGFTVSVQSLQSFVAELAERLKQDDAKVKVTFPWFFERSGPASGMTGLNHADASLEVSYHKETGFRTTAKLSGTVTTLCPCSKEISEYSAHNQRGIVSMEVQLTDAFNEDVQDWKEDLLEAAESNASARIHPVLKRPDEKMVTETAYENPRFVEDMVRLVAADLYELDYVEKFTVSCSNQESIHLHDAVATLSYDKRDEME; this comes from the coding sequence ATGCAACACCTACACACACCAACTAAAAAACAGCTGCCTGCGAAGGCAGAACGTCATAAATTATTCGGCTCCGTGCCGCCCGGTGAGAAGACAAAACCGGAAAATAAAGCTGATATGGCCGATTTACAAAATACGAAAAAGAACTTTTTATTCCATATCGATGCAGTCGGTATTGCGAATGTAAAACATCCAATCCAGGTGATCAGCAATACAAGTCCGGCAATGCAGACAACAATCGGAACATTTGAGTTCACTTCCAGCATTCAGCAGGATAGCAAAGGAACGAATATGAGCCGTTTTACCGAGCAGCTGGATATGTACCACAAAAATGGCTTCACTGTTTCTGTCCAAAGTTTACAATCATTTGTAGCCGAACTTGCTGAACGGTTAAAGCAAGATGATGCGAAAGTAAAAGTTACTTTCCCATGGTTTTTTGAAAGAAGCGGCCCTGCATCTGGCATGACAGGTTTAAACCATGCGGATGCTTCTTTGGAAGTGTCTTATCATAAAGAGACTGGTTTCCGTACAACAGCTAAACTGTCCGGTACTGTCACAACACTGTGCCCTTGTTCGAAGGAAATTAGTGAGTATAGTGCGCACAATCAGCGTGGTATTGTTTCGATGGAGGTACAGCTGACAGATGCTTTTAACGAAGATGTGCAAGACTGGAAAGAAGATTTGCTTGAGGCTGCCGAGAGCAATGCCAGCGCTCGGATTCACCCGGTATTAAAGCGTCCGGATGAAAAGATGGTAACAGAAACAGCGTATGAAAATCCTCGTTTCGTAGAAGACATGGTGCGCTTGGTAGCAGCTGATTTGTACGAACTGGATTACGTGGAGAAATTCACTGTTTCCTGCAGCAATCAGGAATCCATCCACTTACACGATGCTGTCGCTACATTGAGCTACGACAAACGCGACGAGATGGAGTAA
- a CDS encoding ATP-binding protein, whose amino-acid sequence MKEDDYNREKQKQAASFNLMSFDGRTFAGLPKPMLKWIDENGFDIVFVCDEEGMIQYTSTSITRMLGYLPEEVYGTSSLAYLDPCDVPVLRNRINSTTEWPQRFHLTALDNRGKHIWMEASISFVETPEASYYIGVAKDVSDKKEIEEMMFRSEKMSVAGQLAAGIAHEIRNPLTSLKGFLQLIQAGISRKEEYYKIMVEEIEKIETITSELLFISKPVAENKETETIHEMLQDVITLLYSQARLQNVQITFEKGQNSSLLCDRSQIKQLFINLIKNALEEMPNGGKIDIRQRQADGVCIVDVVDEGPGIPDNVLEKLKEPFFTTKKEGTGLGLMICTQILEKHNGRLDILRNETLGSTFSVFLPVMN is encoded by the coding sequence TTGAAAGAAGACGACTATAATAGAGAGAAACAAAAACAAGCAGCTTCATTTAATTTAATGAGCTTTGATGGACGTACTTTTGCTGGACTTCCTAAGCCGATGCTGAAGTGGATTGATGAAAACGGCTTTGACATTGTATTCGTCTGTGACGAAGAAGGTATGATTCAATACACTTCCACATCGATTACACGGATGCTCGGTTATCTTCCCGAGGAAGTCTATGGTACGTCTTCTTTAGCTTATTTGGATCCTTGTGATGTCCCTGTACTTCGTAATAGGATTAACTCCACAACAGAATGGCCGCAGCGATTCCATCTGACAGCTTTAGATAATCGGGGAAAACATATATGGATGGAAGCGAGTATCTCTTTTGTAGAGACGCCGGAAGCCTCGTATTATATCGGAGTTGCCAAGGATGTGTCTGACAAAAAAGAAATTGAAGAGATGATGTTTCGGTCTGAGAAGATGAGTGTAGCAGGGCAGCTTGCAGCCGGTATTGCGCACGAAATCCGAAACCCGCTGACCAGCTTGAAGGGTTTCTTGCAGCTTATTCAAGCCGGTATTAGCCGTAAAGAAGAATATTATAAAATCATGGTGGAAGAAATTGAGAAGATTGAAACGATTACATCTGAACTTCTATTCATTTCAAAGCCAGTGGCAGAGAATAAAGAAACAGAAACAATACACGAAATGCTGCAAGACGTTATAACACTTCTTTATTCGCAAGCTCGCCTGCAGAATGTGCAAATCACTTTTGAGAAAGGGCAGAATTCCAGTTTGCTCTGTGATCGATCGCAAATCAAACAGCTGTTCATTAACCTTATCAAGAATGCACTTGAAGAAATGCCCAATGGCGGTAAGATTGATATTCGTCAAAGGCAAGCAGACGGGGTTTGTATCGTTGATGTCGTTGATGAAGGGCCGGGTATTCCGGATAATGTGCTCGAAAAGCTGAAAGAGCCTTTCTTTACAACAAAGAAAGAGGGGACAGGTCTTGGTTTAATGATTTGTACCCAAATACTTGAAAAGCATAATGGCAGACTTGATATCCTGCGAAATGAAACGTTAGGGAGTACTTTCAGTGTGTTTCTGCCGGTTATGAACTAA
- a CDS encoding ABC transporter ATP-binding protein: MIEFKGVSKTYRDGTEAIKNFNLEIREGELLALIGPSGCGKTTTMKMINRLVEPTEGDIYIDGKRLKDYNINELRWNIGYVLQQIALFPHMTVEENIAVVPEMKKWKKQNIQNRAKELMQMVGMEPSIYMKKMPSELSGGQQQRIGVIRALAADPQILLMDEPFSALDPISREGLQKDIRKLQQKIKKTIVFVTHDIDEATALGDRVCLMKAGEIVQVDSPQNVILEPKDSFVRSFIGDKKSPWQTAVDVVASQTASHMLSLEAFEAGQYDSDVAYIVTGSEGELLCAAENGKQQDVGELPNDMNVLDAVAVFEEAGTSVLPVTKDNKVIGTITQQELLRFLASKTEVKNGVVTQ; encoded by the coding sequence ATGATTGAATTTAAAGGGGTAAGTAAAACATACAGAGACGGAACGGAAGCCATCAAAAATTTCAATCTCGAAATTCGAGAAGGCGAGTTGCTTGCACTGATTGGACCGAGTGGCTGCGGCAAGACGACAACAATGAAAATGATTAATCGTCTGGTGGAGCCAACAGAAGGCGATATCTACATAGACGGTAAACGCTTGAAAGACTATAACATCAATGAACTGCGGTGGAATATCGGGTACGTGCTGCAGCAAATTGCGCTGTTCCCGCATATGACCGTAGAAGAGAACATTGCCGTTGTGCCGGAAATGAAAAAATGGAAGAAACAAAATATCCAGAATCGTGCGAAGGAATTAATGCAGATGGTCGGAATGGAGCCGTCCATTTATATGAAAAAGATGCCATCAGAACTATCCGGCGGACAACAGCAGCGTATTGGTGTGATCCGGGCGCTTGCCGCGGACCCGCAAATTCTGCTTATGGATGAGCCGTTTAGTGCATTGGATCCCATCAGCAGAGAAGGGCTGCAAAAGGACATTCGGAAATTGCAGCAGAAAATCAAGAAAACGATCGTTTTTGTGACGCATGATATTGACGAAGCGACAGCACTTGGAGACCGCGTCTGCCTTATGAAAGCAGGCGAAATTGTGCAAGTAGACTCCCCGCAGAATGTAATTTTGGAACCGAAAGACTCGTTTGTACGCAGCTTTATCGGAGATAAGAAATCACCTTGGCAGACTGCTGTTGACGTTGTGGCTTCTCAAACCGCTTCGCACATGCTCTCCCTAGAGGCATTTGAAGCAGGTCAGTATGACAGCGACGTTGCTTATATTGTAACTGGCAGTGAAGGGGAACTACTTTGTGCTGCAGAAAACGGAAAACAGCAAGATGTAGGTGAACTGCCCAATGATATGAACGTATTAGATGCTGTTGCGGTGTTCGAGGAAGCTGGCACGAGTGTCTTACCGGTAACGAAGGACAATAAAGTAATTGGCACGATAACCCAGCAAGAGCTGCTGCGCTTTTTAGCCAGTAAGACGGAAGTCAAGAATGGGGTGGTAACACAATGA
- a CDS encoding TlpA disulfide reductase family protein yields the protein MKRIAILFTLLLLSMPSIVHAQTLELKSVETLLAHNDKKPIVLVYWATWCETCMEDLSELEAFFDSAGNRVHVYSVNATKSEQSGEQVRNFAEKSDLHVPVYLDEKGEVADYFRQKAIPFTVIVNHGKQQVIPGPVTKEQLEKWTD from the coding sequence TTGAAACGAATAGCGATACTGTTTACCTTACTTCTACTAAGTATGCCGTCTATCGTCCATGCCCAGACATTGGAATTGAAATCCGTGGAGACGTTGCTTGCGCATAACGATAAGAAACCAATCGTTCTTGTCTACTGGGCTACGTGGTGTGAGACATGTATGGAAGACTTATCCGAGCTGGAAGCATTTTTCGACAGCGCGGGGAACCGCGTCCATGTGTATAGTGTGAACGCCACAAAAAGTGAACAAAGCGGTGAGCAAGTTAGAAACTTTGCAGAAAAGAGTGACCTCCATGTTCCTGTTTATTTGGATGAAAAAGGGGAGGTAGCAGATTACTTCCGTCAAAAGGCAATTCCATTCACTGTTATCGTTAACCATGGCAAGCAGCAAGTAATACCAGGACCTGTCACAAAAGAACAATTGGAGAAGTGGACAGATTAG
- a CDS encoding CcdC family protein codes for MTLPVIISTILVACMGLAVAMIRMRAAARPVTAKKIILPPLFMSTGALMFLFPVFRVPWWEVWSSLGVGVIFSSLLILTSNFEVRDEAIFLKPSKAFAVILVGLVFVRVLLKVAIGQTIEIGTMGGVFFLLAFGMIVSWRIAMFWKYKRLERRMQVS; via the coding sequence ATGACATTACCTGTTATCATTAGTACAATACTTGTAGCATGTATGGGACTAGCTGTAGCAATGATTCGGATGCGTGCTGCTGCCAGGCCGGTTACCGCAAAGAAAATCATCCTGCCGCCGCTTTTTATGAGCACGGGTGCGCTTATGTTTCTGTTTCCCGTATTCCGGGTTCCGTGGTGGGAAGTATGGTCCTCTTTAGGAGTTGGAGTGATTTTTTCCAGCTTGCTGATCCTAACTTCAAATTTTGAGGTGAGAGATGAGGCGATTTTCCTAAAGCCATCTAAAGCATTTGCTGTTATCTTGGTTGGACTAGTCTTCGTTCGGGTGCTTCTTAAGGTGGCGATTGGTCAAACAATTGAAATCGGGACAATGGGCGGTGTCTTCTTCTTATTGGCTTTTGGTATGATTGTTTCTTGGCGGATTGCAATGTTTTGGAAGTATAAACGGCTTGAGAGGCGTATGCAAGTCTCCTAA
- the plsY gene encoding glycerol-3-phosphate 1-O-acyltransferase PlsY — MEYILFILLAYIIGSIPSALIVGKAGYNIDVREHGSGNLGATNTFRTLGKKAGIIVLIADILKGTIATILPVLFGFDLYLLVIGLGAVIGHVYPVFARFKGGKAVATSAGIILGVNALLFLIVIASFVLVLLLSKYVSLASMTAGVVSVIVSIFIAQDLILTIVLGILAVFILYKHRQNIVRIIKREEPKASFLVKNNSR, encoded by the coding sequence ATGGAATACATATTATTCATCCTGCTCGCCTACATCATTGGTTCAATTCCATCTGCACTGATTGTTGGAAAAGCAGGCTACAATATAGATGTCAGGGAGCACGGGAGCGGCAATCTCGGTGCTACAAATACATTCCGCACGCTCGGTAAAAAGGCTGGAATCATCGTTTTAATTGCCGACATCTTAAAAGGGACAATTGCGACTATCCTGCCGGTTCTGTTTGGATTTGACCTTTACTTACTTGTCATCGGACTAGGCGCAGTCATCGGCCATGTTTACCCTGTATTTGCACGCTTTAAAGGCGGAAAAGCAGTTGCCACATCCGCTGGTATCATTCTTGGTGTAAACGCGCTGCTCTTCTTAATTGTCATCGCAAGCTTTGTACTCGTTTTGCTGCTCAGCAAATACGTATCACTTGCTTCCATGACTGCAGGAGTTGTCAGCGTTATTGTTTCCATTTTTATTGCACAAGACCTGATACTAACGATTGTTCTCGGTATACTCGCTGTGTTTATTCTATATAAACACCGGCAGAACATCGTCCGAATTATTAAACGGGAGGAACCGAAAGCATCCTTCCTCGTGAAAAACAATTCCAGATAG
- a CDS encoding AAA family ATPase, whose protein sequence is MAQTENTLTEQVIAWRSMDSTPPLSEIEALRMASKLTGEEETLKQGLYRIIAFYRIMRVHKQDPISKQLLAASERTHPIVQEIDQFAQVNSYYLTLMDTDLPQWSIRETDFDPAKLKKSQSLHDQLTEALQMYPRRLSGTNKLAAAYNRSYEELEDLLVLLEQTIETIEKRKTGSPVSAMNATVQQITKSLTALKDALPNVLTQASENRPLEVLDQLIGLQEVKDYIHDYYHYLRYQQERKQFGFQMVDEPGLHMVITGNPGTGKTTIARLLAKLYHQLGLLESDHLVEVNRSHLVGSYLGQSEENTTNYVQQALGGVLFIDEAYSLKREGQSGNDYGQAVIDTLVSSMTSNEYGGKFAVILAGYPEETRQFLFANPGLRSRIPDQNYLELPDFKTEELLKIAENTALSNDFFFTEDALRLVEDTIEQSKVDDTFGNARTVRDIVLRIIFQKGADRTLTADSWIDHMKLSSSDVTNPHKAEDTSEPLAQLEQLIGLQTIKNEVKKLSSFVQIQQERKSKGAPAVPIQLHAVFTGNPGTGKTTIAKIYAGILKERGLLKRGHLVVASRSDLVAGYVGQTAAKTKAVIRDALGGVLFIDEAYSLFRGAQDFGKEAIDTLVDEMTKHNENLVVVLAGYQQEMKRFIDSNPGLASRFKKYFVFPDYDSEELVAMFKRAMENYAYTLAEEAEAYLKEQLNTETVSGNGRFVTNLLDEAIQFQSLRLLEEEQTNMDMLTKSDIENAWNMVRRSAL, encoded by the coding sequence GTGGCACAGACAGAGAATACCCTGACCGAACAAGTGATTGCATGGCGTTCGATGGATAGCACACCGCCTCTATCTGAGATAGAGGCGTTACGTATGGCATCGAAATTGACAGGTGAAGAAGAAACATTAAAACAAGGACTATATCGAATTATTGCTTTTTATCGGATTATGCGTGTGCACAAGCAAGATCCAATTAGCAAACAGCTGCTGGCAGCATCTGAGCGCACGCATCCAATTGTGCAGGAGATTGATCAGTTTGCACAGGTGAATTCTTATTATCTAACCTTAATGGATACTGATCTGCCGCAATGGTCGATACGTGAAACAGATTTTGATCCGGCGAAGTTAAAAAAATCACAAAGTTTGCATGACCAGCTGACAGAAGCATTGCAGATGTATCCGCGCCGTCTAAGCGGAACGAACAAGCTGGCTGCGGCTTATAATCGGTCTTATGAAGAATTAGAGGATTTGCTTGTTCTTTTGGAGCAAACAATTGAAACAATTGAAAAAAGAAAGACAGGTTCTCCTGTATCTGCCATGAATGCGACTGTTCAGCAGATTACAAAGTCATTGACAGCTTTAAAGGATGCATTGCCGAATGTGCTGACACAGGCAAGTGAGAACCGCCCGCTTGAAGTGTTGGACCAGTTGATTGGCTTGCAAGAAGTGAAGGATTATATCCACGACTATTATCATTACTTGCGTTACCAGCAAGAGCGGAAGCAATTTGGTTTCCAAATGGTAGATGAGCCAGGGTTGCATATGGTTATCACTGGAAATCCAGGGACAGGAAAAACGACGATTGCCAGATTGCTGGCAAAGCTATATCATCAGCTTGGCCTGCTCGAATCAGACCATCTGGTGGAGGTAAACCGTTCACATTTGGTTGGTTCATATCTTGGCCAAAGTGAAGAAAACACAACCAATTATGTGCAGCAAGCACTTGGCGGAGTTTTATTTATTGATGAAGCATACAGTCTCAAGCGAGAAGGTCAAAGCGGCAATGATTATGGCCAGGCAGTTATTGATACATTGGTATCAAGTATGACAAGCAATGAATATGGCGGCAAATTCGCTGTTATTTTGGCTGGTTACCCAGAGGAAACGCGTCAATTTCTTTTTGCTAATCCAGGATTGCGCAGCCGGATACCAGATCAGAACTATTTGGAACTACCCGATTTTAAAACGGAGGAACTGCTTAAAATTGCGGAAAACACGGCGCTTTCCAATGATTTCTTCTTTACAGAAGATGCTTTGCGTCTGGTAGAAGATACGATTGAGCAGTCAAAAGTGGACGATACATTCGGGAATGCAAGAACAGTACGTGATATTGTACTGCGTATTATCTTCCAAAAAGGCGCTGATCGAACCCTTACAGCAGACTCTTGGATTGATCATATGAAGCTGTCCTCTTCAGATGTGACTAATCCACATAAAGCAGAAGACACATCCGAACCGCTAGCACAGCTCGAGCAGCTGATCGGTCTGCAAACGATTAAAAATGAAGTGAAGAAGTTATCTTCTTTCGTTCAAATTCAGCAAGAGCGTAAAAGCAAAGGAGCTCCAGCTGTACCTATCCAGCTGCATGCTGTATTTACCGGAAATCCTGGTACAGGTAAGACGACAATTGCCAAGATATATGCAGGCATATTAAAAGAGCGCGGTTTGCTGAAGCGCGGACATCTGGTTGTCGCTTCCAGAAGTGACTTAGTTGCAGGTTATGTCGGTCAGACAGCTGCTAAGACGAAGGCGGTGATTCGTGATGCGCTTGGGGGCGTGTTGTTCATCGATGAGGCATACAGCTTATTCCGGGGTGCGCAGGACTTCGGAAAGGAAGCGATTGATACGCTAGTGGATGAGATGACAAAGCACAATGAAAATCTAGTTGTCGTACTTGCTGGGTACCAGCAAGAGATGAAACGGTTCATTGACAGCAACCCAGGACTCGCTTCTCGATTTAAGAAGTATTTTGTATTTCCTGATTACGACAGCGAGGAGCTAGTCGCAATGTTTAAGCGGGCAATGGAAAACTATGCTTATACGCTTGCAGAAGAGGCAGAAGCATATCTGAAGGAGCAGCTGAACACGGAAACAGTGTCGGGTAATGGCCGGTTTGTGACAAACTTGCTTGATGAAGCAATTCAGTTTCAGTCGCTGCGCTTGCTTGAAGAAGAGCAAACAAATATGGATATGTTAACAAAGTCAGATATAGAGAATGCTTGGAATATGGTTAGGAGAAGTGCTTTATGA
- the acnA gene encoding aconitate hydratase AcnA — protein sequence MVSNNSYNAKKQFELNGKTYNYYQLKALEEKGIGTVSRLPFSIRVLLESLIRQHDGFAIKDEHVEGLANWGNGDITDVPFKPSRVILQDFTGVPAVVDLASLRKAMVDLGGDADRINPEIPVDLVIDHSVQVDKYGTQDALKVNMELEFERNNERYEFLNWAQKAFDNYRAVPPATGIVHQVNLEYLASVVHENEDAEGTYTAYPDTLVGTDSHTTMINGLGVLGWGVGGIEAEASMLGQPSYFPAPDVIGVKFVGSMPAGSTATDLALKVTQVLRQKSVVGKFVEFFGPGLADMPLADRATISNMAPEYGATCGFFPIDAETLNYMHLTGRSQEQIDLVEKYAKENDFWYSPDLRDPEYTELVEIDLSALEPNLSGPKRPQDLIPLSGMQKSFNDSITAPAGNQGFGLDKSEFDKSVDINHPDGRTSTMKTGAVAIAAITSCTNTSNPYVMLGAGLLAKNAVEKGLNVPAYVKTSLAPGSKVVTRYLADAGLTPYLDQLGFTLVGYGCTTCIGNSGPLSPEIEEAIASNDLTVTSVLSGNRNFEGRIHPLVRANYLASPPLVVAYALAGTVDVDLNNDPIGTDKDGNNVYFKDLWPTNEEIRKAVAQVVTPEIFRKEYEDVFHSNQKWNEIETTDQPLYKWNEDSTYIQNPTFFENIAGGSGTVQPLQGLRVIGKFADSVTTDHISPAGAIAKDMPAGQYLQSKGVTPREFNSYGSRRGNHEVMMRGTFANIRIRNQLAPDTEGGYTTYWPTDEVMPIYDAAMKYQTDQTGLAIFAGEDYGMGSSRDWAAKGTNLLGIKTVIAQSFERIHRSNLVMMGVLPLQFQPGESADSLGLTGRESISVAVDENVAPRDIVKVTATAEDGKVTEFDAVARFDSEVEIDYYRHGGILNMVLRNKLQHA from the coding sequence ATGGTGAGTAATAATTCATACAACGCAAAAAAACAGTTTGAATTAAACGGAAAGACGTACAATTACTATCAATTGAAAGCGCTTGAAGAGAAAGGGATCGGAACAGTTTCCCGGCTTCCATTCTCCATTCGTGTGCTGCTTGAATCGCTGATTCGTCAGCATGATGGTTTTGCCATTAAGGACGAGCATGTCGAAGGCTTAGCGAACTGGGGGAATGGGGACATTACTGATGTACCATTCAAGCCTTCCCGCGTTATCCTGCAGGACTTTACTGGCGTTCCGGCGGTTGTAGATTTGGCATCATTGCGAAAAGCAATGGTGGATTTAGGCGGAGATGCAGACCGCATCAACCCTGAGATCCCTGTTGATCTTGTTATTGACCATTCTGTTCAGGTTGATAAATACGGAACACAGGATGCACTGAAAGTGAACATGGAATTGGAATTTGAGCGAAACAATGAACGTTATGAATTTTTAAACTGGGCGCAGAAAGCATTTGATAACTATCGTGCTGTACCGCCTGCAACTGGGATTGTTCACCAGGTAAACTTGGAATACTTAGCAAGTGTCGTTCATGAAAATGAAGATGCAGAAGGTACGTATACTGCCTATCCGGATACGCTCGTCGGAACGGATTCTCACACGACGATGATTAACGGTCTTGGTGTGCTAGGCTGGGGTGTCGGCGGTATTGAGGCAGAAGCAAGTATGCTTGGACAACCATCCTACTTCCCTGCACCAGATGTTATTGGTGTTAAATTTGTCGGATCCATGCCAGCTGGCTCTACTGCAACTGACTTGGCGTTAAAAGTAACGCAAGTGCTGCGTCAGAAGAGCGTAGTCGGAAAATTTGTTGAATTCTTCGGTCCGGGCTTAGCCGACATGCCGCTTGCAGACCGTGCTACTATCTCTAACATGGCGCCTGAATACGGTGCAACATGCGGGTTCTTCCCAATTGATGCAGAAACACTTAATTACATGCATCTGACAGGCAGAAGCCAGGAACAGATTGACTTAGTTGAGAAATATGCAAAAGAGAATGATTTCTGGTATTCTCCTGACTTACGTGATCCAGAGTATACGGAACTTGTTGAAATCGATCTTTCTGCACTCGAACCAAACCTTTCCGGACCAAAACGTCCGCAGGATCTTATCCCGCTTTCTGGTATGCAGAAGTCATTCAATGATTCAATTACTGCACCAGCAGGAAACCAAGGATTTGGTCTTGATAAGAGCGAGTTCGATAAATCAGTCGACATCAATCATCCGGATGGCAGAACATCTACAATGAAAACAGGAGCCGTAGCAATTGCTGCGATTACTTCCTGTACGAATACATCCAATCCTTACGTTATGCTTGGTGCTGGACTTCTAGCGAAGAATGCAGTTGAAAAAGGGCTGAATGTACCAGCTTACGTAAAAACATCACTTGCTCCAGGTTCCAAAGTTGTTACGCGTTACTTGGCGGATGCAGGATTGACGCCGTATTTGGATCAGTTAGGGTTCACACTTGTCGGTTACGGCTGTACAACTTGTATCGGTAACTCCGGTCCATTGTCTCCGGAAATCGAAGAAGCAATTGCTTCCAATGATTTGACGGTAACATCTGTTCTTTCTGGTAACCGTAACTTTGAGGGACGTATTCATCCGCTTGTACGGGCGAACTATTTGGCTTCTCCGCCACTCGTAGTTGCATATGCACTTGCTGGTACGGTCGATGTTGACTTGAATAATGATCCTATCGGCACAGATAAAGATGGCAACAATGTTTACTTTAAAGATCTCTGGCCAACAAATGAGGAGATCCGTAAAGCTGTTGCGCAAGTCGTAACACCGGAAATCTTCCGCAAAGAGTATGAAGATGTGTTCCATTCCAATCAAAAATGGAATGAAATTGAAACTACGGATCAGCCGCTGTACAAGTGGAATGAAGATTCGACTTATATTCAAAACCCTACCTTCTTTGAGAATATCGCTGGAGGAAGCGGTACTGTACAGCCGCTGCAAGGCTTGCGTGTAATCGGGAAATTTGCTGACTCCGTAACAACGGATCATATTTCTCCGGCAGGTGCCATTGCCAAAGACATGCCGGCAGGTCAATATTTGCAGTCTAAAGGTGTAACACCTCGTGAATTCAACTCTTATGGTTCCCGCCGTGGTAACCATGAAGTGATGATGCGCGGTACTTTCGCCAACATCCGTATCCGCAATCAGCTGGCTCCAGACACAGAGGGTGGATATACAACTTACTGGCCGACAGATGAAGTGATGCCGATTTATGATGCAGCAATGAAATATCAAACTGATCAAACAGGTTTGGCTATCTTTGCCGGTGAAGATTACGGTATGGGGAGCTCCCGTGACTGGGCAGCAAAAGGTACGAACCTACTCGGAATTAAGACTGTTATCGCGCAGAGCTTTGAGCGTATTCACCGTTCTAACCTTGTTATGATGGGTGTGCTGCCATTGCAGTTCCAGCCAGGTGAAAGCGCGGATTCTCTTGGATTGACAGGCCGTGAGAGTATCAGTGTAGCTGTTGATGAGAATGTGGCACCACGAGATATTGTGAAAGTAACAGCAACGGCTGAAGATGGCAAAGTAACTGAATTCGATGCAGTTGCACGATTTGATAGTGAAGTTGAAATCGACTATTACCGTCATGGCGGTATTTTGAACATGGTGCTTCGTAATAAGTTGCAGCATGCATAA
- a CDS encoding small acid-soluble spore protein P produces MGEHKGKQRKHPEKVNEPLSGSKKVKNKNHSRQKQHSSHDM; encoded by the coding sequence ATGGGAGAACATAAAGGGAAACAGCGGAAACACCCGGAGAAAGTGAACGAGCCGCTCAGCGGATCAAAAAAAGTCAAAAACAAAAATCATAGCAGACAAAAACAGCATAGTTCTCATGACATGTAA